The nucleotide window GAGCTCGGCGTAGCTGGCCCGTCCGTTGGCCCGCAGCAGCCCCACGAGCTGCTCGTCCACCGCGTCGATGTCGGCCCTCCGGCTCCTCGGGGCGCCCGCCGGGGCGCAGCTGTACGGGTCGCGCCCGGACAGCCCGTGCGATCCCGCCCCCGAGTATCGCCGCGGTCGTACATTGGGGGTGACGAGGGGGGTGGCCAGGTGGTCTTCCTGGTGTTGATGGTGATCGCGGTCGTCGCGGTCGTGCTGGTCATGCGCGCCGGTCAGGCCCCGGGTGGGGGCTCCGGCGGTCCGGGACGGGGCGGACGGGCCCCACGCGGCCCCCGGCCGCAGCGGCCGGTCCGGCCGATCGCGCCCGACGACGACCCGGACTTCCTGCGCGAGCTCGAGCGCCGCGCGAAGCGGGACGACGGCAGCCTGAGCTGACCGGACGCCCCTGACACACGACGAGCCGTCAGCCCCTCGGGGCTGACGGCTCGTGCTGTCCTCGGCCCCGTCCAGGGAGCGCGGAGGACGGGGTCGGTCAGGCTGCGGTGCTGTCCTGCCGCGCGGCGCCGAACAACCGGCGCCAGCCGCGGCGGCGGACGGGACGGTCCGCCGGGACCGCGTCGGCGTCGCGGGCCGGCCAGCCCAGCCCGCCACCGTCGGCCGGGTCACCGGGCCAGCCCAGGCCGCCCGTGCCGTCGGCGTCCACCGGGACGAGGCCCGGGGCGTGCCGTGGCTCGGCCGGCTCCGCCGGGGAGGGCCGCTGCGCGAGCGCAGCCGCCACGATCGGGTCGACGCCGGCTCCGTCGTCAGCTGAGTGCTTACCCACCGTGGACAACACCGCCTTCAGTCATGTCGCCAGGATGACACGGACCGCACGGCACGCGGCAGGCCTGCGCGTACCGTGCGGTCTCGTTTCACCCGTCCGTGACGGTCGGTGAGGTGACCGTCTCACCCGGCAGGGGTCAGCTGACCCCGGCGTAGCTGTGCAGGCCGGTGGACACGAAGTTCACGTACAGCAGGTTGAAGACCATGACCGCCAGGCCCACGACGTTGATCCACGCCGAGGGACGGCCGCGCCAGCCGGAGGTGGTGCGGGCGTGCAGGTAGGAGGCGTAGACGACCCAGGCGATGAACGCCCAGGTCTCCTTCGGGTCCCAGCCCCAGAAGCGGCCCCAGGCGCTCTCGGCCCAGATCGCGCCGGCGATGACGGCGAAGGTCCAGATCGGGAAGCCGAAGACGGCGGTGCGGTGCGCGGTGCGGTCGAGCACGGCGGCCGAGGGCAGCCGGTCCAGCAGCGAGGGGGCGAGCACCTCACCGGCGGCGGCGCGCTCCTCGCGGCGGCTGCGCACGAGGTACAGCACGCTCACGATGCCGCTGACGAAGAAGATGCCGAAACCGAGCGTGGCGGTCGTGACGTGCACGGCCAGCCACCAGGAGCGCAGGGCGGCCACCAGCGGGCCGGCCTCGACGTAGAGCACCATGCGGATCAGGGCCAGGGACACCACGACCGGGCCCATGACGAAGACGCCGATGTGCCGCAGCTCCGGGGCGCGCAGCGCCAGCGCGGTGTAGGCCAGCACGGCGACGAGCACGACCACGGTCGTGAACTCGTACATGTTGCCCCAGGGCAGCCGGTGGGCCGCCATCCCGCGGGTCACCAGGACTGCGGCGTGCGCGAGCAGACCCACGACGGTCAGCGCCATCGCCACGGAACCGAGCCGGCGGGCCCGGGCGGGCTCCGCGGCCGGGTCGGCGAGGGCGGTCGCCCCCTCGACGGGGGCACCGGCGCCGACCAGCTGGCGGGCGCGGGCCGGGCGGCCGAAGGCCAGCTCGGCGCAGAACGCGACCACGGCGAGGGAGTACACGACCACCGTGATCGTGAAGAACGTGTCGGACAACCTGGCGAGCGACTCGTCGATCACGACGGCGGAGCCTCCTCGGAGAGTGGGGGTGCGGCGGCCGGTGGAGCGGCCGCGCGGGTGGCCAGCGCGGTACCGACGTCGCCGGTGAGCGCGGTGAAACGGGGTCCGGTGTCGGCACTCCCCCGGGTCAGCGAGCCGATGGCGAGAACGGTACCCCCGCCGTCGGGGCCCGGGACGACGCGGGCGAAGACCCGCTCGCGGCGCACCAGGAGCATGCCGAGCAGCCCGACGAGCACCGCGACGGCGGCGCCGAGCACCCACACCTGGCCCGGGTCGTGGGAGACCTGCACGGCGGCGAACTCACGGAACCCGCTGAAGGTGACCGTGGTGCCGTCGGGCAGCGTCATCGACTCCCCCACCGCCAGGTTCGCCCGGCCGACCTGGGTCAGCGCGCCCCGGTCGATGAGGTCCTGGTCGAGGGAGTAGACCGACTGCGGCAGCCCGGAGTCCAGGCCCAGGTAGCCGGTGTAGACGTTGATGCCGACCTGCGGGTCCAGCGGCCGCGGGTCGACGGAGGTGAGCAGCCCGGCCTGCAGGACACCGGTCGGGGCGAAGAAGCCCTCGATGGCCAGCGACCCGGTCGACCCCGGTCCGAGGTCGGGCACCTTCAGCACGCCCTGGCTGAGCATCGTGCCCGGGTCCGACGGCAGGAAGGGCGCCGAGAGGTCGGTGAACGCCGTCCCGTCCGGGAGGGTGATGCTGAACGAGGGCGTGTAGCCGTGCCCGGTGACGTAGACCCGGTCGCCGTGCGTGCGCAGCGGGTGGTTGACCCCGATGGTGGTGGGCACGGTCGGCCCGCCATCGACCTGGTAGCTGATGTCGGCGGTGTAGGAGGACGCGGTCAGGTTCTGCTCGTACTTGGCCTCGAAGTCGTCGAGGTCGACGCACAGGCCGGTGAGGTCCTCCCCGGCGACCAGCGGGCCGGCGGAGTAGGTGTCGTACTGCTGGAAGGAGTTGCAGAAGCCCTGGCCCTCGCTGACCAGGATGCTGCCCTCGTAGCCCCACATCTTGCCGCCGGCCAGGCCGAGCAGCAGGGCCAGCAGCGACAGGTGGAACAGCACGTTGCCGGTCTCGCGCAGGTAGCCCTTCTCCCCGGAGACCTCGGGGCCGTTCTTCCCGTCCCGGCGCACCACCCGGAAGCGGCGGACCCGCAGCTCCTCCTCGACGACGTCGAGGAGGACCGGGCCGGCCAGCGGGGTGGTGAGCTCGGTGTGCTCCGGCAGCCGCTGCAGGTGGCGCGGGGCCGGCGGCGGCGGGGTGAACAGCGTGCGGCCGTGCTCGATCGCCCGCGGCACCACGCAGCCGATGAGGGAGATGAACAGCAGCAGGTAGATCGCGGCGAACCACGGCGAACTGAAGACGTCGAAGAGGAACAGCCGGTCCAGCCAGGGCGCCAGCGTCGGGTGGTCGGTGAAGTACTTGCTGACGTTGGTGCGCGACAGCGAGCGCTGCGGCAGCAGCGAGCCGGGGATCGACGCCACCGCCAGCAGGAACAGCAGCATCAGCGCCGTGCGCATGGCGGT belongs to Modestobacter sp. L9-4 and includes:
- a CDS encoding cytochrome c biogenesis protein ResB gives rise to the protein MTTTAPPRPAAPATPPSPPSPARRVANRLLRWWRQLTAMRTALMLLFLLAVASIPGSLLPQRSLSRTNVSKYFTDHPTLAPWLDRLFLFDVFSSPWFAAIYLLLFISLIGCVVPRAIEHGRTLFTPPPPAPRHLQRLPEHTELTTPLAGPVLLDVVEEELRVRRFRVVRRDGKNGPEVSGEKGYLRETGNVLFHLSLLALLLGLAGGKMWGYEGSILVSEGQGFCNSFQQYDTYSAGPLVAGEDLTGLCVDLDDFEAKYEQNLTASSYTADISYQVDGGPTVPTTIGVNHPLRTHGDRVYVTGHGYTPSFSITLPDGTAFTDLSAPFLPSDPGTMLSQGVLKVPDLGPGSTGSLAIEGFFAPTGVLQAGLLTSVDPRPLDPQVGINVYTGYLGLDSGLPQSVYSLDQDLIDRGALTQVGRANLAVGESMTLPDGTTVTFSGFREFAAVQVSHDPGQVWVLGAAVAVLVGLLGMLLVRRERVFARVVPGPDGGGTVLAIGSLTRGSADTGPRFTALTGDVGTALATRAAAPPAAAPPLSEEAPPS
- the ccsB gene encoding c-type cytochrome biogenesis protein CcsB → MIDESLARLSDTFFTITVVVYSLAVVAFCAELAFGRPARARQLVGAGAPVEGATALADPAAEPARARRLGSVAMALTVVGLLAHAAVLVTRGMAAHRLPWGNMYEFTTVVVLVAVLAYTALALRAPELRHIGVFVMGPVVVSLALIRMVLYVEAGPLVAALRSWWLAVHVTTATLGFGIFFVSGIVSVLYLVRSRREERAAAGEVLAPSLLDRLPSAAVLDRTAHRTAVFGFPIWTFAVIAGAIWAESAWGRFWGWDPKETWAFIAWVVYASYLHARTTSGWRGRPSAWINVVGLAVMVFNLLYVNFVSTGLHSYAGVS